Within the Paenibacillus sp. AN1007 genome, the region GCGGGAGGAGATGCATCAAGGTTGGATGAATCTCTTCATGTCATGTCAAAAGCGCTGTCCACTGATGTAAGTACTGTTGATCCAGTATTAATTAAAGACGGAAATATTCGTTATCTAGCGATGAAAGTTGACGGAAAAGAAGTGAATATACCAGATGTACCCAAAGAGAAAAACTCGCTTATGGGAGGTATGGATAATCATCAGTTATGGGATTCTGCTAAGACAATTGATTTATTGAAAGAATTTCAAGCACAGGAAGTTGATCCTAATACAGACGGTGCAGGTGGTTATCCAGCCATTCACTCTGATAAATCTAACAAAGACTACACCAATATAGCGCTAATAAGTTTAATTATTGCATTAGTAGGAGTGGTAGTACTTTATATGTTTCTGAAAAAAAAAGAAAATATCTAATTAATCCTTCTATCTCTGATAACGATGAAATCATTTATTTATCATGAAGTCACCTAGGAGTTCGGTATTCCTAATTCGAAATTACTAGGTGACTTCATGTACAAGAGATGATTTTATTCCTGACTTATCAGGCTAACCCGCTCTCACCACACGATGTTAAGAACCTCATCTACCTCTTTGATGCGATTAACGGATGGATTCTGAATCAGATTACCTTTGACCATAACCATCGACATGTTGGATAAGGCTGCAATCTGCTCTAGCGGATTTTGATCCAGTACAATCAAATCGGCCTGTTTACCAATGTCTAATGTACCTGTCACGTCGTCGATCCCGAGAATTTTAGCATTGCTTCGGGTAACCATGTCGATGACCTCTTTATTGGTCAGATTGGTCTGTCTCATGTAGTGATCCATCTCTCTCCACATATCATAGTGGGTTACGTAGGACATGGCTGCATCGTTTCCAATTCCAATAGTGATGCCGTTGTCGATGGCCTGTTTCACCCCTTTGAGCATGGAGTCGTAGACGAGTCTGGCATTTTCTTTGACCGTCGGACTTAACTTGGTCACACTTGGATCGAGCGAAGCGGATGGATAAGCGGCTTGCAGCGTAGGGATCACTGCGGTGTAACCATGAAGAGCCTTGGGATTATTTTTATACAAATGAATAATCTCGTCATCCATCTCAGCCCCATGCTCAATCGTGTCCACTCCCCCACGCAGCGCAACACGCACACCTTCCGTGCTCTCCACATGAGCGGCAACCTTCATTCCAATCTTATGTGCTTCATCGCAAACCGCCGCCACCTCGTCCACCGTCATCTGCAGACGCCCAGCTTCGCCAACCATCTTGGCATCCGTTACGCCGCCCGTCACACAGATTTTGATCCAGTCCACACTGTTCTTCACATTAATCCGTGTATTCTTGCGCATCTCCCAAGGTGAGTCACCCTCCAGCGCCAAATAAGGAGCACCATGTCCACCTGTCACACTCAGAAAAAATCCCGAAACAAGTAGATTCGGACCAACCCACTCCCCGCGGTTCATCTCATCTCGCAGCTGCACATCGGTATAAAAGAATTCACCCACACTGCGCATGGTTGTCACACCCGAATGGAGTGCGGTAAGCGCGTTGCGTTTCATGCGTTTCTTCAAAACATTTCGACCGAATCGGGTATTCAAAATCCGATGATAGGCAAAATCGAGCAATCCTTCACTCACGGAGAGGGTGAGCGGTTTGCCATCGGCAAAAAGATGCACATGTGCGTTAATCAGCCCTGGCATCACATATTTTCCGGTAAGGTCGATTGTTGTGTAGTGGCTGGGGATGTTCAGCTCCTGATCTGGGGCGATGTTTTCAATGCGTCCCTGTTCGTTGACGAGAATCGTCATGTTGGGCTGCAGATGGCGGCTTGCGTCGCCGTGGATCAGATGCACGTTTTTCAAAGCATAAGCGGTGTTCATGATGTGTTCCTCCTTGGGTGTGGGTGGTGTTACATGATGTTAGATGCTGCATCAGTTGAGTGATATGGTTCTGTGCTATTTGGTTTCTCTGTGCAAAGTATTCTTGTGGTCTAAAAGTGAATTTATAATTCATTTTTGGGCTAAAAAATAGATCGGCTTGCCTATGCTTATTTTTTGCGTACAAATCAGAGGAAAGTACAACTGATCTGCACGCTGTGCGATGCGTAGTGATCTATGGTAAAAATGGATTTTTGCTTTGCAGCGACCAAGCACTATTCCTTATTCGTTCAAGCTTTTCATGCCGTACAGTCGGTATACGTACAACGCTTCAAAGATTTGCTTGCGGCTCTCCTCGCTCATGTCTCGTTTCAATAAATCCAGATTCATGTCGATGACATTATGTGCCAGAATGTTCAGCAGAATCAGGTTCTCCTCGGTGCCGATCTCATAGTGTTTGTATTGATTTTTGAGATAGGCTTTCTTCGTTTCGATCATCAGCTCAACCAGCTCGTTCTTGGCGTTGGTGTAGATGGTGCCCTTGTTCTTTTCAAAAATAATAACGATCTGATTCCGATACTTCCGCAGCACATCTATTTGTTCTTGCATAAGGAAGGATCGCTGCTCACTGTTCGTTTCCTCAAACGCGTTCTGGTTATCAAAATGAATCGTCTCCACCAGTACCTTTTTCAAATAATCCACCAAATCCGGCGGAACAACGGCGTAGAACAGCTCCTTCTTGTTCTTGAAATAGGTATAGATGTTGCCGACCGATATGTTGATCTCATTTGCAATATCGTTCATCTTGGCATCCGCATAACCCTTCTCAAAAAACACCTTCAGCGCCGCGTATTCAATCTCTTTCCTGACTTCGTCTTTCTTGGCCTGCACCATCGGGAACGACTCCTTAATAGTGAATGGAAGATTCGTTATTAGGATAGACCTTTTTGAAGGGGGTGTCAAATGGGGGATCTATTAGAGAAGGATATATAATTTAATGGTTCGGCTCATACAAAAGTGCATGAGGTTTCTGAACCGACAATAGACTAGGTGTCATGGCCAAAAAGAGCAGATTCAGGAATTTCTAAAGAGAGAAAGAGTCTCTATTATCCTGACGAAGTATTACATGAGGGATTTCGATATGAAGAAGAAGGCCTGTAATTTCTTTACCGACCTTCTTGTATTGGGTAGACTCGAACGACTAGACAAGAGTTTTAGTAAGCTAGCTGAGCTATCGCATAAGGAGATAAAACAACTCTCATTTTTTTCCAGTTTTCATGTAGGGATTTTAAGTGACTTTCATCGTAATTCACCAAAGACGAAAAATCAATTTTTCCATAAACAGAATTGTATAATGAATTTGCTTTAATGATTGAAGTCTTAATTATATCTAAAATTTCTGTTTTACTGATTATCTCAGAAGCTTTATAAGAAAGGTTAACTTTTGCAGCATCTAACACAGTCAAACTTCTAACTAGCTCAGGTGAATATGTGGAGTTTTTAAGCTCATACTCATCATTTAAAATTAAGAATAAAATATGAATTGAGATAAATAAAATAAAGCAGAAATTAGAAGGATTTTTTATATGATTCGAATAGAGCGTATCATTATTAATGAAATCAATCATCTCGTCGATTAATTGAGAAATCGCAAATGCGTCAGCATCCATTTCTAATGTTTGCTTGTCTAAAATTCTTTCTTCATTGGCTTTTCTTACTATGTTAAGTGTTTCATCATTAAAATACGTTTTCATATATAAAACATGACCGTCAAAATGGTGTGCTATTTCATGAAGAATTACAAATTTTATTGCGAACATAGCCATTATTTCAGCAATTATTTTTCTTTCTTTGTTGATAGGTAAAAGAAAAGTGTATTCATACTCTGGAAAGGTATCATTAAATGTATATATATTTTTAATATGAAGACTGCCGTCATCAGTTTCACTTAATGTATCAATTAGATTATCTATTGAGAGAATGCTATAGAATGTTTTATATAGCTTGAGCAGTACTCCTTCATTTATTCTTATTATTGCTCTTTCATCATATAGTTGGACACTTCCATTAATTGTGAAATTTTGTTTGTAACTAAAATCTAGAGGGAAATAAAATTTTACATTTTGAGTATGAGTATTCCAAAAACGTTCTGCATATTCTTTGTAGTAATTAAAAGCTATAAGATGATCTGTAGAATTTTCAGCGAGATTGAACAGGGCGAATTCAGTTGAACCACTTAAAATTTCAAAAAAAATATTATTATTTTCCATTTTTATACATACCTATTGTCTTATCAAAATCTTTGAATATTGTCTTTATTATTGATTCCTTCGACTGGTTCTCGCATTTATTTCCATCGTTAAACATTAATTTGTCAAATTCTAAATCGAAATTTGGAAAAACGATTTTTAGTTTATAACTTATTATAGAATTATCAGTTATGCCCAAGGAATCCAAGGTCACATTTTCATTCTCAGGTTTTGTGTTGTACTCTATATCGTCAACTATGATTGATTGAACTATATCGAAATTACCGTGATTTTCAGAATATATTCTTCTTAGATTAAAAAGATCCATTAGAAGTTTGTTGAGTTCGTTTAAGTTAAGAGTTTTTGGGATTTCAATTGCGTAAACTTTGTCATGTTCATAGCTATAAATTAGGATCTTAATAAGCTCAGAATCAAACTTATCTTTCAATGAAGAATAAGAATTACTTAACACAAAGTTTGAATGGTTTATTATTGTTCTTTTAGATAAAGGTAATAGAGTTCTAAAATTTCTTTCTACCTGACGAGAAAACTTTTCACATAAAAATGTCCAATAGTCTTTACCCCGTACCTTTATATCTATGTTGGAGTAACTCTCCTTCAGTTGTTTCGAGAAATCTCCTGTTATATTCTCATTACAACACACAATATATTCATCCCAGGGTAATGAATTCTTAATTTTAATCGCAGAATCTATAGAATTTTTAATTTTCTTTTTATTTATTCTGTGGTTTCTATCATAAATACTTTTGCATTGAAATGCTATTTTCTTATCAGGAAAATACAAGTCTACTCCACTTTCTGGTGGATTTCGTTTCTCTATATCATTGGTGCCTAAATCTAGCTTGAGTAACTTTAAACAAAAAGATTCCCATGCAGCCGAGAAATCAGTTTCTTCAGGAACTACTAGAAACGGTGGATAAAGTATGTACCTCATCAAACAGTCACCTCATAATTATAAGTTATACATAAACTTTTTTTGTATAGTACAATGTATATTTTCAAATTGAAAAATACGAGATTGAAACAGTACTATAAATATTATAGTTCGTTTATGCAAAATAGGGAACTCAGATAGTAGTACGTCTTCTCGCACCATATTATTTTCACACTATGTATACTCTCTTTATACAAAGGAAAGACGAGCAATCTAAGCGAAGATCTGGCTTCGCAGTACGCACAACTCGTAAACCAAGAAGACGATTACGTCGATCAACTGGTTACGTGTCACAAACTCATTCTGGATGCCATGGACATTATCGCAAAGCGGGCAGGGGTGCTGCATATGGATACGGTGAAACAGGCGGCGTATCACCTTCATGCGATGGAACAGGATTTGAACCGAAAGTTATTTGAAGTCAGGCTGGAGAAGAGCATCTTGGCCCATCACATGAGCCAGTCTACATAAGCGTTTGAATCAAAGGACAGCACAGGATCATTCCCAAGATGATCTTGCCCTGTCCTTTTTCTCTTTTTACTTGTCCTCAAACCACTTCCAAATAAGCATTGACTTTCCACACCAATCCCCCTAAACTTCAATTATTAAAATACTTTTAAAAACTTCCCTCCAATACTTTCTCGAATACGCGATCATCCATATACATACAAACGAAAGGAGGCACACAACAAACGATGTTACCCACTTCCCACAACACCCAACAGGTCAAACGGATTAACGTTGAAATTGTGAAAAATACACTTCGGTCGATGGGTATAGGAACGAAGGCTTCCATCGCAAACCTGACCAAACTCAGCGTGGCAACATGCGGCACGATTCTGAACGAACTGCTCCAGACGGGCGAGATCATTGATCTCGGCCCGGATGAGTCGAGCGGGGGGAGACCTGCGAGTCGGTATCAGTTTAATGCGGACTACGCGAGTGTGCTGTGTCTGATTATTCGTACGGAAGGCGGCATTCATTCGATCACACATACATATGCCAACCTGAACGGAGAAATGGCAGACGAACAGACGCTTATTTTAGAAGAGATAAATGTCACGGTGGTGGAGGAACTCATTGCTGGGCTGATCGAGCAGCATCACAATGTGCAGGCCATTGGAATCGGTATACCAGGGGTTGCGCACAATGGTGTGATCGGTATCTGTGACGTACCAGAGTTAGCTAATCAGCCGCTCGGTTTAAGACTCAAAGAGCAATACGAAGACATCGAAGTGGTCATTGGTAACGATATGAATCTAACCGTGTACGGATTGTACAACGAACAGCAATTTGAGGAAGAGAAGAACTTTGCGGTGGTGACATTCCCTGAAAATCATTTTCCGGGGGCAGGTTTTATTATCGATGGTCGCCCGCTCACCGGGAATACGCAATTTGGGGGCGAAGTATCCTTTTTGCCGTTTGGCGTGTCACGGGATGAGCAGCTGCGCATGCTGCAAACGACAGACGGATTGCAGGAGCTCGTCGTACAGACACTGGTCTCCATTATTGCAATAATCAATCCGGCGGCCATTGTGGTGACGGGTGATACGATGGACCCCGCGATGCGGGACGGCCTGATTCAAGGCTGCCGGGATCACCACATTCCACAGGAGCATATGCCTGAGCTGATGATTCGCCGCGACACCCGGCGCGAGTATGTTAACGGGCTGATAGCCGTAACACTTGAAAGCCTAACCTACCGCATTCAGGTAGTTGAGAAGCAGTGGTAGAAACGACTTATTATGAAGTGAAGTTAAGCAACATTTTTTACACGAGAGCGGAGAGGGCAGAGCCAATCTGGAGAACGCCTTTATCACTGTATTTTCACCTTTAGAAAGAAATTCATAAAAATACAGGGATAACAGCGGGCGGAAGATGGCACTGCAATCGGAGGTAGAGCGTGTAACCATTTTTCTGGACACAATGGAGGAACTTATTTTGAATCAGCAAGCAAGTACACAAGGCAGCAAACGAAAGTTTAACAAGCTGTACGCCATGCAGCTGGCAACGATCTTTCTTGGATTT harbors:
- a CDS encoding amidohydrolase family protein: MNTAYALKNVHLIHGDASRHLQPNMTILVNEQGRIENIAPDQELNIPSHYTTIDLTGKYVMPGLINAHVHLFADGKPLTLSVSEGLLDFAYHRILNTRFGRNVLKKRMKRNALTALHSGVTTMRSVGEFFYTDVQLRDEMNRGEWVGPNLLVSGFFLSVTGGHGAPYLALEGDSPWEMRKNTRINVKNSVDWIKICVTGGVTDAKMVGEAGRLQMTVDEVAAVCDEAHKIGMKVAAHVESTEGVRVALRGGVDTIEHGAEMDDEIIHLYKNNPKALHGYTAVIPTLQAAYPSASLDPSVTKLSPTVKENARLVYDSMLKGVKQAIDNGITIGIGNDAAMSYVTHYDMWREMDHYMRQTNLTNKEVIDMVTRSNAKILGIDDVTGTLDIGKQADLIVLDQNPLEQIAALSNMSMVMVKGNLIQNPSVNRIKEVDEVLNIVW
- a CDS encoding TetR/AcrR family transcriptional regulator, giving the protein MVQAKKDEVRKEIEYAALKVFFEKGYADAKMNDIANEINISVGNIYTYFKNKKELFYAVVPPDLVDYLKKVLVETIHFDNQNAFEETNSEQRSFLMQEQIDVLRKYRNQIVIIFEKNKGTIYTNAKNELVELMIETKKAYLKNQYKHYEIGTEENLILLNILAHNVIDMNLDLLKRDMSEESRKQIFEALYVYRLYGMKSLNE
- a CDS encoding ROK family protein; its protein translation is MLPTSHNTQQVKRINVEIVKNTLRSMGIGTKASIANLTKLSVATCGTILNELLQTGEIIDLGPDESSGGRPASRYQFNADYASVLCLIIRTEGGIHSITHTYANLNGEMADEQTLILEEINVTVVEELIAGLIEQHHNVQAIGIGIPGVAHNGVIGICDVPELANQPLGLRLKEQYEDIEVVIGNDMNLTVYGLYNEQQFEEEKNFAVVTFPENHFPGAGFIIDGRPLTGNTQFGGEVSFLPFGVSRDEQLRMLQTTDGLQELVVQTLVSIIAIINPAAIVVTGDTMDPAMRDGLIQGCRDHHIPQEHMPELMIRRDTRREYVNGLIAVTLESLTYRIQVVEKQW